Proteins encoded by one window of Lathyrus oleraceus cultivar Zhongwan6 chromosome 1, CAAS_Psat_ZW6_1.0, whole genome shotgun sequence:
- the LOC127101224 gene encoding uncharacterized protein LOC127101224, producing MQDESSAPTPAQAAPSVQVASSMPTSASKKSSMQAASSMPTPAQEASSVQVASSMPTSASKKSCVQAASSMPTPAQEASSVQVASSMPTSASKKSCVQAESLMPTPAQAASFVQAASSMPTPAQAASSVQAASSMPTPAPTVVPVHATTSEKFSFMPTPTLSHQTMAGPQSINLQTMASPSNLAEEEDVDADEDEAVGQETITPLVPTIDENGKVIIKPSGTGLVPAKEVAGAMNYAIRKQFYKPIHHWSALDPDTKADWFKLFGEKVSWDPFDHAFVYSAFEKKGRKRLNDMLGRRGEKGLDLHRLTEFLAVSSQNKTNRASARGGAVHTTGRTAHIDVALQLSRELQRDLRPNELFLKTHKRKNGEWVDSRAASTYFEIPTSCYQFENEIRLRFQKTFKEKFDVELQPTEEGNGEVVQVLDGERVNQLWTEAAGGRNRGRVYGAADLAINLKRGSKSFTQQSQTPQHSMFGMSLEAERAARIRAEQIAEAATTQLQEANEAMRAATEAAKAATETAQRMEREMNAWKEFMMKKFDTSTFVSHSHHYDDDLDDQSLDED from the exons ATGCAGGATGAATCATCGGCACCAACACCAGCTCAGGCAGCACCGTCCGTGCAGGTCGCATCGTCGATGCCGACATCAGCTTCGAAAAAATCATCTATGCAGGCTGCATCGTCGATGCCAACACCAGCTCAGGAAGCATCGTCCGTGCAGGTTGCATCATCAATGCCAACATCAGCTTCTAAAAAATCGTGTGTGCAGGCTGCATCGTCGATGCCAACACCAGCTCAGGAAGCATCGTCCGTGCAGGTTGCATCATCAATGCCAACATCAGCTTCTAAAAAATCGTGTGTGCAGGCTGAATCGTTGATGCCAACACCAGCTCAGGCAGCATCGTTCGTGCAGGCTGCATCGTCGATGCCAACACCAGCTCAGGCAGCATCGTCTGTGCAGGCTGCATCGTCGATGCCAACACCAGCTCCAACTGTAGTACCTGTTCATGCCACTACCTCTGAGAAATTCAGTTTTATGCCTACTCCAACTTTAAGCCATCAAACAATGGCTGGCCCTCAAAGTATAAACCTTCAAACAATGGCTAGCCCTTCAAATTTGGCAGAGGAGGAAGATGTGGATGCTGATGAGGATGAGGCGGTGGGTCAAGAAACTATTACCCCTCTTGTGCCAACAATAGATGAGAATGGGAAAGTTATTATAAAACCATCTGGTACTGG GCTAGTTCCTGCCAAAGAAGTTGCTGGTGCCATGAATTATGCGATACGCAAACAATTTTATAAACCTATACATCATTGGTCTGCACTCGATCCTGATACGAAAGCTGATTGGTTTAAGTTGTTTGGA gAGAAGGTTTCGTGGGATCCTTTCGATCATGCATTTGTCTATAGCGCATTtgaaaaaaaaggaagaaaacGATTAAACGACATGTTGGGGAGGCGAGGAGAAAAGGGACTCGACCTTCATAGATTG ACCGAGTTTTTGGCTGTGTCTTCTCAAAACAAGACCAATCGAGCTTCCGCAAGAGGCGGAGCAGTCCACACCACAGGCCGTACGGCTCATATTGATGTTGCACTTCAACTT TCACGTGAACTTCAAAGGGATCTGCGTCCCAATGAGTTATTTTTAAAAACACACAAGAGGAAAAATGGTGAATGGGTTGACAGTCGTGCTGCATCTACTTAT TTTGAAATTCCTACTTCCTGCTATCAGTTTGAAAATGAAATCCGATTGAGGTTTCAA AAGACTTTTAAAGAGAAGTTTGATGTAGAACTTCAGCCAACTGAAGAAGGGAATGGAGAGGTTGTTCAAGTGTTAGATGGAGAGCGTGTAAATCAGCTATGGACAGAGGCTGCTGGGGGCCGTAACCGTGGTCGGGTTTATGGCGCTGCAGATTTAGCTATTAATCTAAAACGTGGATCAAAAAGTTTTACCCAACAATCTCAAACTCCTCAACACTCTATGTTTGGGATGTCATTAGAAGCTGAAAGAGCAGCTAGAATTAGAGCTGAACAAATTGCCGAGGCTGCAACGACCCAATTACAAGAGGCTAACGAAGCAATGCGAGCTGCTACCGAGGCTGCAAAAGCTGCTACCGAGACTGCACAAAGGATGGAGAGGGAGATGAATGCTTGGAAGGAATTTATGATGAAGAAATTTGACACTTCAACTTTTGTATCACATTCTCATCATTATGATGACGATTTGGATGATCAATCATTAGATGAAGATTGA